One region of Candidatus Dadabacteria bacterium genomic DNA includes:
- a CDS encoding adenosylhomocysteinase, producing the protein MDYDVKDLKLAREGKLRSEWAAQEMPVLKQIEERFKKEKPLKGVRVAACLHVTTETGNLMTTLKAGGAKPYLCASNPLSTQDDVAAHLVKNHKISVFAIKGENTKTYYKHINAVLAARPHVTMDDGADLVSTLHKDGEDLMDDVVGGTEETTTGVIRLKSMADDGVLRYPIIAVNNADTKHLFDNRYGTGQSTLDGIIRATNRLVSGTTFVVAGYGWCGKGLAMRARGLGANVIVTEVEPLAGLEATMDGFRVMPMEKAAPLGDFFCTVTGNIHVIRKKHFQKMKDGAIVANSGHFNVELDLDALAEITTSKRVIREYVEEYTLENGRRINVLGGGRLINLAAAEGHPSSVMDMSFANQALCCEHIVKNAQALANDVHNVPEKIDRMISRIKLKTLGVTIDTLTAEQKKYLSSWQVGT; encoded by the coding sequence ATGGATTACGACGTAAAAGACTTAAAGCTTGCCCGTGAGGGAAAACTCAGAAGCGAATGGGCCGCGCAGGAAATGCCCGTTCTAAAGCAGATAGAAGAAAGATTCAAAAAGGAAAAGCCACTTAAAGGAGTAAGGGTCGCTGCGTGTCTTCACGTCACCACGGAAACGGGAAACCTTATGACCACGCTTAAGGCCGGAGGAGCAAAGCCCTACCTCTGCGCTTCAAACCCGCTCAGCACCCAAGACGATGTCGCGGCACATCTCGTAAAGAACCATAAAATCTCCGTTTTCGCGATAAAGGGAGAGAACACCAAAACCTATTACAAGCACATAAACGCAGTACTGGCCGCCCGCCCTCACGTAACCATGGATGACGGGGCGGACCTGGTATCGACACTCCACAAAGACGGCGAAGACCTGATGGACGACGTGGTCGGTGGAACTGAAGAGACGACAACCGGAGTAATAAGACTTAAGAGCATGGCGGATGATGGGGTCCTCAGGTATCCGATAATCGCCGTTAACAACGCGGATACCAAGCACCTTTTCGATAACCGCTACGGTACTGGCCAGAGCACCCTTGACGGGATCATCCGGGCCACCAACAGGCTCGTATCCGGAACGACTTTTGTAGTCGCGGGATATGGATGGTGCGGAAAGGGGCTTGCCATGAGAGCCAGGGGACTGGGAGCGAACGTGATCGTAACCGAGGTTGAACCGCTTGCGGGGCTTGAGGCCACGATGGACGGATTCAGGGTTATGCCGATGGAGAAGGCTGCCCCTCTGGGAGATTTTTTCTGCACCGTTACGGGCAACATACACGTCATAAGGAAAAAGCATTTCCAAAAGATGAAAGACGGGGCGATCGTGGCCAATTCCGGACATTTCAACGTGGAACTCGATCTTGACGCCCTTGCCGAAATAACGACCTCAAAAAGAGTCATAAGGGAGTACGTTGAAGAATATACGCTTGAGAACGGAAGGAGAATAAACGTTCTCGGCGGAGGAAGGCTCATAAACCTCGCCGCTGCGGAAGGACATCCTTCAAGCGTAATGGACATGAGCTTCGCCAACCAGGCCCTTTGCTGCGAGCACATAGTGAAAAACGCACAGGCCCTTGCAAACGACGTTCACAACGTCCCGGAAAAAATAGACCGCATGATATCCAGGATAAAGCTTAAGACCCTGGGAGTCACGATAGACACTCTGACGGCGGAACAGAAAAAATACCTAAGCTCCTGGCAGGTTGGAACATAA
- the xerD gene encoding site-specific tyrosine recombinase XerD: MDEHLDSFLVYLTMNRGLSKNTIESYSRDISSLATFLDKRGISDPVAVSEPDIAAFFDHLRKKKLSPRSVARNIVSLKQFFRFLLTENVITEDPLRNTVSPKPAKTLPHTLSLDEVERLLREPEKGKSNEALRDRAMLEVLYATGVRVSELISLELNRINLDHGYVITLGKGSKERIVPIGDAAIRKVRDYLSDSRPKLLRGRNSEYLFVTSRTASKMSRQRFWRMIKDYALSAGIHSHITPHVLRHSFATHLLERGADLRAIQAMLGHSDISTTQIYTYVEKERLKRIHEKSHPRA; the protein is encoded by the coding sequence ATGGATGAGCACCTCGATTCGTTCCTTGTATACCTCACGATGAACAGGGGCCTTTCGAAAAACACCATTGAATCCTATTCAAGGGACATATCCTCCCTCGCGACTTTCCTCGACAAAAGGGGAATATCAGACCCCGTCGCGGTAAGCGAACCTGATATAGCCGCTTTTTTCGACCACCTGAGGAAAAAAAAGCTCTCCCCCAGAAGCGTGGCGAGAAACATAGTTTCCCTGAAGCAGTTTTTCAGGTTCCTGCTCACAGAAAACGTCATAACCGAGGATCCCCTGAGAAACACGGTCTCTCCCAAGCCAGCGAAGACCCTTCCCCACACTCTCTCCCTTGACGAAGTTGAGAGGCTTCTTCGGGAGCCTGAAAAAGGCAAGTCCAACGAGGCGCTCAGGGACCGCGCGATGCTCGAGGTTCTCTACGCCACCGGGGTCAGGGTATCAGAGCTGATCTCACTTGAGCTAAACCGCATCAACCTTGACCACGGCTACGTCATCACCCTCGGCAAGGGAAGCAAGGAAAGAATAGTTCCGATAGGTGATGCAGCCATCAGGAAAGTAAGGGACTATCTCTCAGACTCAAGACCCAAACTTCTTCGCGGCAGGAACTCGGAGTATCTTTTCGTAACCTCGAGAACCGCCTCCAAGATGAGCCGTCAGCGCTTCTGGCGCATGATAAAAGACTACGCGCTCTCAGCCGGCATCCACTCCCACATAACTCCTCACGTGCTCCGCCACTCTTTCGCCACGCATCTGCTCGAGCGGGGAGCCGACCTGCGGGCGATACAGGCCATGCTCGGCCATTCAGACATATCCACGACCCAGATATACACTTACGTTGAGAAAGAAAGACTGAAACGCATACACGAAAAATCTCACCCAAGAGCGTAA
- a CDS encoding site-2 protease family protein gives MNYSFFIILVPVILFSLTIHEYAHALVAYRLGDDTAKRQGRLSLNPLVHLDLLGTLLLFIVHFGWAKPVPVDPRNFRNPKKDMLLVALAGPVSNILTAIAAAVILKAVFENFATIPPGSGVDVAVRMLVWFIYIGIVLAVFNMIPVPPLDGSRVLYGLLPDSLAYRYAKFETYGIFILFAFFLFGGKFLGYFIFVPVGIFIQMCNFSPSELEILVRAMNPQ, from the coding sequence ATGAACTATAGTTTTTTCATAATACTGGTCCCCGTAATTCTCTTTTCCCTTACCATACACGAGTACGCCCACGCGCTTGTGGCCTACAGGCTCGGGGACGACACCGCGAAAAGACAGGGAAGGCTTTCGCTTAATCCCCTCGTGCACCTTGACCTCCTGGGGACCCTTCTGCTTTTCATAGTGCATTTCGGGTGGGCAAAGCCCGTTCCCGTGGACCCGAGAAACTTCAGAAACCCGAAAAAAGACATGCTTCTGGTCGCCCTTGCTGGCCCCGTATCCAACATTCTGACGGCGATTGCTGCGGCCGTGATTCTAAAGGCGGTATTTGAGAACTTCGCGACGATACCTCCGGGAAGCGGGGTCGACGTGGCCGTGCGGATGCTCGTGTGGTTCATATACATAGGGATAGTGCTTGCCGTTTTCAACATGATCCCGGTTCCGCCGCTTGACGGCTCGCGGGTGCTCTACGGACTGCTGCCCGACAGTCTCGCTTACAGGTACGCAAAATTTGAAACCTACGGAATATTCATTCTTTTCGCCTTCTTTTTGTTCGGCGGAAAATTTTTGGGTTACTTTATATTCGTTCCCGTGGGTATCTTTATACAAATGTGTAATTTCAGCCCGAGCGAACTCGAGATCCTTGTCCGGGCTATGAATCCACAGTGA
- the scpB gene encoding SMC-Scp complex subunit ScpB, which produces MNDRSPLVNIIECLIFVSKTPLTIQEISNSLKGFEEKEISDALSELEEQWDGMGRSFILSNIAGGYQFRTRPEYSEYIVEFNKEIKKFRLSKAALEVLAIVAYKQPVTKIEVEKIRGVDCSSSVSVLLERRFIEISGRKDVPGKPFLYRTTDLFLETFGLKNIKDLPTVKEIEKIKEDLGEPG; this is translated from the coding sequence ATGAACGACAGAAGCCCTCTTGTAAACATAATAGAATGCTTGATATTCGTATCTAAAACCCCTCTTACAATTCAAGAAATATCGAATTCGCTAAAGGGCTTCGAGGAAAAGGAAATAAGCGACGCACTAAGTGAGCTCGAGGAGCAGTGGGATGGGATGGGAAGAAGTTTCATCCTAAGCAACATCGCCGGGGGCTACCAGTTCAGAACCCGCCCCGAATATTCTGAATACATAGTCGAATTTAACAAGGAAATAAAAAAGTTCAGGCTCTCAAAGGCCGCCCTCGAAGTGCTGGCGATAGTGGCCTACAAGCAGCCCGTTACGAAAATCGAGGTCGAGAAGATAAGAGGAGTGGACTGCTCGAGCAGCGTAAGCGTGCTCCTCGAGAGAAGGTTCATTGAGATATCCGGAAGAAAGGATGTTCCGGGAAAACCTTTTCTCTACAGGACAACTGACCTTTTTCTTGAGACATTCGGCCTTAAAAACATAAAGGATCTCCCCACCGTGAAGGAAATCGAGAAGATTAAGGAAGATCTGGGGGAACCCGGGTGA
- a CDS encoding transcriptional regulator: protein MALTRSFREIVKERAMRDPEFRVGLLTEAIECVLNDEIDVGKVLLRDYVNATIGFQELGILTQKNPKSLMRMLSPRGNPSLKSISSLLASLKKHEGVKLHVRATR, encoded by the coding sequence ATGGCATTAACGCGTAGTTTCAGGGAGATCGTAAAGGAGCGTGCAATGAGAGACCCCGAGTTCCGCGTCGGACTTCTGACCGAAGCGATTGAGTGCGTACTCAATGATGAAATCGACGTGGGGAAAGTATTGCTGCGAGACTACGTTAACGCGACAATCGGTTTTCAGGAACTTGGAATTCTTACGCAAAAAAACCCGAAGAGTCTGATGCGCATGCTCAGTCCGAGAGGAAATCCGAGTCTTAAGAGTATTTCCTCTCTGCTTGCATCTTTAAAAAAACATGAAGGCGTTAAGCTTCACGTGCGAGCCACCAGATAA
- the ybeY gene encoding rRNA maturation RNase YbeY: protein MEISVVDREEFVDGPAMENLIRLIEKILLYLDLSARSELCVSLVSDRDMRELNRQYRQIDATTDVLCFPQRSEATPYLLGDIVISYETAVRHSRKLEITVEEELRLLLVHAVLHLLGFDHKRKKEREAMREKEKEVLDYLAEAVCLGTMFYGEEKTRK from the coding sequence ATGGAAATATCCGTAGTGGACAGGGAGGAATTTGTTGATGGTCCCGCCATGGAAAATCTGATCCGCCTGATTGAGAAAATACTCCTATATCTTGATCTTTCCGCCCGAAGCGAGCTTTGCGTCTCGCTTGTGAGCGACAGGGACATGAGGGAGCTTAACAGGCAATACAGACAGATTGACGCGACTACGGATGTCCTCTGTTTTCCGCAGAGAAGCGAAGCGACCCCCTATCTTCTGGGCGATATAGTGATATCCTACGAAACGGCCGTCCGTCACTCCCGAAAGCTTGAGATCACCGTTGAAGAGGAACTGCGCCTGCTTTTGGTTCACGCGGTTCTGCACCTGCTCGGATTCGATCACAAGAGGAAAAAGGAAAGAGAGGCGATGCGGGAGAAGGAAAAGGAAGTACTTGACTACCTAGCTGAGGCGGTCTGTCTTGGTACCATGTTCTACGGAGAAGAGAAAACCCGGAAATAA
- a CDS encoding deoxyribonuclease IV: MKFGAHVSIAGGIENAPLRARELGCECFQMFTRSPRGGRPPELDEGLLEAFFRNCSEVAISDYYVHTPYFINLASGKEDLRKKSVDLVREELERSSALGVKYMMTHIGSAKEMERDVAISNVVDSLSMVLRGYSGETQLLLENTAGQGHTIGVSFEEISLILERMAHGGLGVCIDTAHMFASGYDIRTSEGVKELVECINTVFAPGTVRLVHANDSKAGFNSHKDRHEHPGQGEIGIDCFRSMIENPFFENLDMIVEMPPPEVAKDVEFLKRLRDAG; this comes from the coding sequence ATGAAATTCGGAGCACATGTTTCAATAGCAGGCGGGATTGAGAATGCTCCGCTGAGGGCGAGGGAGCTTGGATGCGAGTGCTTTCAGATGTTTACCCGCTCCCCAAGGGGCGGCAGGCCCCCTGAGCTTGATGAGGGCCTGCTTGAGGCCTTTTTTCGAAACTGCAGTGAGGTCGCTATAAGCGATTACTATGTTCATACCCCTTATTTCATAAACCTGGCTTCAGGGAAGGAGGATCTCAGGAAAAAAAGCGTGGATCTGGTAAGGGAGGAGCTTGAGAGATCAAGCGCCCTTGGGGTGAAGTACATGATGACTCATATAGGAAGCGCCAAGGAAATGGAAAGAGATGTTGCGATAAGCAATGTGGTCGACTCCCTCTCGATGGTTCTCCGGGGTTATAGCGGCGAAACTCAGCTTCTGCTTGAGAACACCGCGGGCCAGGGGCATACGATAGGAGTGAGCTTTGAGGAGATTTCCCTGATATTGGAGCGCATGGCACATGGGGGTCTCGGGGTTTGTATAGACACGGCCCACATGTTTGCGTCCGGATACGATATAAGGACCTCTGAGGGCGTGAAGGAGCTTGTAGAGTGCATCAACACAGTATTTGCTCCTGGAACCGTAAGGCTTGTTCACGCGAACGATTCCAAGGCCGGATTCAATTCTCATAAGGATCGCCACGAACATCCCGGGCAAGGAGAGATAGGAATCGACTGCTTCAGGTCCATGATCGAGAATCCGTTTTTCGAAAATCTCGACATGATAGTGGAAATGCCTCCTCCCGAAGTGGCAAAAGACGTTGAGTTTCTTAAGAGACTAAGGGACGCAGGTTAG
- a CDS encoding arginine decarboxylase, pyruvoyl-dependent, producing MTPTKAFVTKGVGKHKERLSSFELALRNARIAEFNLVKVSSIFPPGCQLVSRKQGLTMLSPGQIAFVVMSENSTNEPSRLIAASTGLAIPKDKTHYGYISEHHSYGQKETLAGEYAEDLAAYMLATTLNAPFDPDKSYDEQKDIWEISGHKVKSRNITQTAVGDKNGLWTTVLTAVVFCSYQANTVS from the coding sequence TTGACCCCGACAAAGGCTTTTGTCACAAAGGGCGTGGGCAAGCACAAAGAGAGGCTCTCAAGCTTTGAGCTTGCCTTAAGGAATGCGCGGATCGCAGAGTTCAATCTGGTCAAGGTTTCAAGCATATTTCCCCCGGGCTGTCAGCTCGTAAGCAGAAAACAGGGACTCACCATGCTCTCCCCCGGGCAAATAGCGTTTGTGGTAATGAGCGAGAATTCCACGAACGAGCCCAGCAGGCTCATCGCCGCGTCCACCGGCCTTGCGATCCCGAAGGACAAGACACACTACGGATACATCTCCGAGCACCACAGCTACGGGCAGAAAGAAACCCTCGCGGGGGAATACGCAGAGGATCTTGCCGCCTACATGCTCGCCACCACCCTTAACGCTCCCTTTGACCCCGATAAAAGCTATGACGAACAGAAAGACATATGGGAGATAAGCGGACACAAGGTAAAAAGCAGAAACATAACGCAGACGGCCGTAGGAGATAAAAACGGACTCTGGACAACGGTTCTCACCGCCGTGGTTTTCTGTTCTTATCAGGCAAATACGGTCAGCTAG
- the recN gene encoding DNA repair protein RecN, producing MLVELRLKNFAIIDDISISFGDNLNIITGETGTGKSLIVDAINIILGDRFTADQVKSGEKQASIEALFEVPGDLGIGEKLEHFGIADSEGELVIKRVFNPGGKNRIYINGSIVTLGTLSEVTDGLVNMFGQHEHQGLLKKSNYLSYLDTFSKLEHEVSEYKAAYAGLVRLESELEALRKKEREGAEKEDYLRFQAEEIKKVSPAPNEDSELEAQRVRLENSERFSSSLANATGLLYEGESSAVGFLKQALSRLEDVSDLDSSLGELRERIAAVLIETEDVFYGLSEFAGKIEHNPERLEEVLLRLEEIGRLKRKHGDSIEEIIKKQQQIESELEGLENSAEMLGEIERKRNSLREEVSAVASSISAKRKAGAKRLEDLFCDQAESVGLKNARFEVGFTEKDLSGDGRDNVQFLFSANPDQPSRPVNKVASGGELSRIMLLLKSFVSTGDAGSIFIFDEVDAGIGGVVAESIGEKIRNLSDESQVVCITHLPQVAKFANTHLLVAKEFGEGGTDVSVDALSEEERVLEIGRMLAGKSVSEKTFEVARELIKGAS from the coding sequence ATGCTTGTTGAGCTCAGGCTTAAGAATTTCGCCATAATAGACGATATTTCCATCAGTTTCGGGGACAACCTTAACATAATCACGGGGGAGACTGGCACGGGGAAATCCCTGATCGTGGATGCGATAAATATAATTCTGGGCGACAGGTTTACCGCCGACCAAGTCAAATCAGGCGAGAAACAGGCATCGATAGAAGCACTTTTCGAAGTTCCGGGGGATCTTGGTATAGGGGAGAAACTTGAGCACTTCGGCATCGCAGACTCAGAAGGGGAACTTGTCATAAAAAGGGTTTTTAACCCGGGCGGAAAGAACAGGATATACATAAACGGTTCGATAGTGACGCTCGGGACGCTTTCGGAAGTGACCGATGGTCTGGTTAACATGTTCGGTCAGCATGAACACCAGGGTCTCCTCAAGAAGAGCAATTATCTAAGTTACTTAGACACTTTTTCTAAACTTGAACATGAAGTCTCTGAATACAAGGCCGCATACGCCGGGCTTGTGCGTCTGGAGAGTGAGCTTGAGGCCCTTAGGAAAAAAGAGCGGGAAGGGGCGGAAAAAGAGGATTATCTCAGGTTCCAGGCAGAGGAGATAAAAAAAGTCTCTCCCGCGCCGAATGAGGACTCAGAGCTTGAAGCGCAGAGAGTGAGGCTTGAGAACTCGGAGAGATTCTCATCTTCTCTCGCCAATGCGACTGGGCTTTTGTATGAAGGAGAGAGTTCGGCCGTGGGTTTTCTGAAGCAGGCCCTCTCGCGTCTTGAGGATGTTTCCGACCTTGATTCCTCTCTCGGGGAGCTTCGCGAGAGAATCGCGGCCGTACTTATAGAAACCGAGGATGTTTTCTATGGCCTCAGCGAGTTTGCGGGGAAAATCGAGCACAATCCCGAAAGACTCGAGGAAGTGCTCTTGAGGCTTGAGGAGATAGGGAGGCTTAAGAGAAAGCACGGGGACTCGATCGAGGAAATAATAAAAAAACAGCAGCAGATAGAATCCGAGCTCGAGGGTCTTGAGAACTCGGCTGAGATGCTGGGGGAAATCGAGCGAAAGAGGAATTCTCTGAGAGAAGAGGTCTCAGCCGTAGCATCCTCTATATCGGCTAAGAGAAAGGCGGGAGCTAAGCGGCTTGAGGACCTTTTCTGCGATCAGGCCGAGTCGGTGGGGCTTAAAAACGCTCGCTTTGAGGTGGGATTTACCGAAAAAGACCTCTCGGGAGACGGCCGAGACAACGTGCAGTTTCTTTTCTCAGCCAACCCTGACCAGCCGTCAAGACCCGTTAACAAGGTTGCCTCTGGAGGGGAGCTCTCAAGAATAATGCTTCTGCTTAAAAGCTTCGTTTCCACGGGCGATGCCGGCTCGATTTTCATCTTCGATGAGGTGGATGCCGGAATAGGGGGAGTCGTGGCCGAGAGCATAGGGGAGAAAATAAGGAATCTCTCCGATGAAAGCCAGGTAGTGTGTATAACGCATCTGCCTCAGGTTGCCAAGTTCGCGAACACCCACCTGCTTGTGGCGAAGGAGTTTGGCGAGGGTGGTACGGATGTCTCGGTGGATGCCCTCAGCGAAGAGGAGAGGGTCTTGGAAATAGGCAGGATGCTTGCCGGAAAAAGTGTTTCCGAAAAAACTTTTGAAGTTGCCCGAGAGCTGATAAAGGGAGCTAGCTGA
- a CDS encoding glutamate-5-semialdehyde dehydrogenase, whose amino-acid sequence MSPAELISGIAENSKKASRVLASAPSSQKNDFLLRFAELLVGETDNLLSENAKDVSDAEEKGFSAALVDRLRLAPSRISALADGLREIAELPDPVGKISAKWDRPNGISVEKKRIPLGVIGIIYESRPGVTADAAGLCVKSGNSVILRGGSETIRSNLAISRLMADSLSRSGLSPYTAQVVPVADREVVTEMLKLEDKIDLIIPRGGEGLIRFVAENSRIPVLKHYKGVCHVYVDEHADLAMAEEICRNAKVQRPGVCNSMETMLVHSSVAGDFLPAAIKRLEGEGVTIKGCENTRELLPQVASAAEEDWYEEYLDLVLNVRIVATIDEAIDHIQTYGSMHTDAIVTEDTENSEKFVKEVDSSAVMVNTSTRFNDGFQLGLGAEIGISTSKLHAFGPMGLEELTTSKFVVRGDGQVRS is encoded by the coding sequence ATGAGCCCTGCGGAGCTGATCAGCGGCATTGCCGAGAATTCCAAAAAAGCCTCGAGAGTTTTGGCTTCCGCCCCGTCTTCCCAGAAAAACGACTTTCTTCTGCGTTTCGCGGAACTTCTGGTGGGAGAAACCGACAACCTGCTCTCTGAGAACGCAAAGGATGTTTCCGACGCCGAGGAAAAAGGCTTCTCGGCCGCCCTTGTCGACCGCCTGAGGCTTGCCCCCTCGAGGATAAGCGCCCTAGCCGACGGGCTGCGGGAGATAGCTGAACTTCCTGATCCCGTGGGCAAGATATCGGCGAAGTGGGACAGGCCGAACGGAATTTCGGTTGAGAAAAAAAGGATTCCGCTGGGCGTCATAGGAATCATCTACGAGTCAAGACCCGGGGTGACGGCCGACGCCGCGGGACTATGCGTCAAGTCGGGCAATTCCGTAATCCTCCGGGGCGGTTCCGAGACGATAAGATCCAACCTGGCCATTTCCCGGCTTATGGCCGATTCCCTTTCCCGAAGCGGTCTTTCTCCCTACACGGCACAGGTCGTCCCGGTTGCAGACAGGGAGGTCGTGACCGAGATGCTCAAGCTTGAAGACAAAATAGATCTCATTATCCCCAGGGGAGGGGAGGGGCTTATAAGGTTTGTCGCAGAGAACTCGAGGATTCCGGTTCTCAAGCACTACAAGGGCGTCTGCCACGTTTACGTGGATGAGCACGCCGACCTCGCAATGGCCGAAGAAATATGCCGAAACGCGAAGGTCCAGAGACCCGGGGTGTGTAACTCTATGGAGACCATGCTTGTTCACTCCTCGGTAGCGGGCGACTTCCTACCCGCCGCCATAAAAAGGCTTGAAGGAGAAGGAGTCACAATAAAGGGATGCGAGAACACAAGGGAACTTCTTCCCCAGGTGGCCTCGGCCGCCGAAGAGGACTGGTATGAGGAGTATCTTGACCTTGTCCTCAACGTAAGAATCGTTGCGACGATCGATGAGGCGATAGACCATATACAGACTTACGGTTCCATGCACACAGATGCCATAGTTACGGAAGACACTGAAAACTCTGAGAAATTCGTAAAAGAGGTGGATTCCTCCGCAGTCATGGTCAACACGTCGACCAGGTTCAATGACGGTTTCCAGCTGGGTCTTGGTGCCGAGATAGGCATAAGCACCTCCAAACTGCACGCGTTCGGTCCCATGGGGCTTGAGGAACTCACGACTTCTAAGTTCGTGGTAAGGGGAGACGGTCAAGTAAGAAGCTGA
- the cysC gene encoding adenylyl-sulfate kinase: MERFVIPHEHEITKEDRRRLNGHGSLILWFTGLPSSGKSTLANEIEKELIQRNHRTYILDGDNVRMGLCKDLGFSAEDREENIRRIGEVSKLFMDAGVLVLSAFVSPYRADRDAIRELVEEGEFIEVFVDCSVEQCEQRDVKGLYKKAREGVIKGFTGIDDPYEEPSNPEIVIDTEKHSIEECKQQILDYLIARDAVNIG, encoded by the coding sequence ATGGAAAGGTTTGTTATTCCCCACGAGCATGAAATTACCAAAGAGGACAGAAGAAGGCTAAACGGCCACGGTTCCCTGATTCTATGGTTCACAGGACTTCCGAGTTCTGGGAAATCCACTCTTGCCAATGAAATCGAAAAGGAACTTATACAGCGAAACCACCGCACCTACATACTGGACGGAGACAATGTCAGAATGGGTCTCTGCAAGGATCTTGGTTTTTCCGCCGAGGATCGCGAGGAGAATATAAGGAGAATAGGGGAGGTATCGAAGCTTTTCATGGACGCGGGAGTTCTGGTGCTCTCCGCCTTCGTTTCTCCTTACCGCGCAGACCGTGACGCCATAAGGGAGCTTGTGGAGGAAGGGGAGTTCATCGAGGTATTTGTCGACTGCTCGGTCGAGCAGTGCGAGCAGCGGGACGTTAAGGGCCTTTACAAGAAGGCCAGGGAGGGGGTCATAAAGGGATTTACGGGGATTGACGACCCGTACGAGGAACCTTCGAACCCCGAAATCGTGATTGACACGGAGAAACACTCGATCGAGGAGTGCAAACAGCAGATACTCGATTACCTGATCGCGCGCGACGCGGTGAATATAGGATAA
- a CDS encoding nucleoside-diphosphate kinase — protein MERTLSIVKPDGVEKNLIGEVLRRFEEKEISVVAVKMIRLSKRQAEGFYHVHRERPFFSSLTDFMSSGPCVVMVLEGEDAISRVRAIMGATNPEEADPGTIRKDFASGIEKNIVHGSDSPESAAYEIGYFFNQLEINGR, from the coding sequence ATGGAAAGAACATTGTCGATAGTAAAGCCTGACGGTGTCGAGAAGAACCTGATCGGCGAAGTCCTGCGAAGGTTCGAAGAGAAGGAAATAAGCGTTGTCGCCGTAAAAATGATACGTCTTTCAAAAAGGCAGGCCGAAGGATTTTACCATGTGCACAGGGAAAGACCTTTTTTCTCAAGCTTAACGGACTTTATGTCCTCCGGACCGTGCGTAGTAATGGTTCTTGAGGGCGAGGATGCCATCTCGAGGGTAAGGGCCATCATGGGCGCCACGAACCCGGAGGAAGCGGATCCCGGAACCATAAGGAAGGATTTTGCTTCCGGCATAGAAAAGAACATAGTTCACGGGTCCGACTCGCCGGAATCGGCCGCCTACGAAATAGGGTATTTCTTCAATCAACTTGAAATAAACGGCCGATAA